From a region of the Gossypium raimondii isolate GPD5lz chromosome 10, ASM2569854v1, whole genome shotgun sequence genome:
- the LOC105777264 gene encoding SWI/SNF complex component SNF12 homolog, whose translation MSMNNNNPPKSLGASSSPFSNAGMPGNPVFSQAQAQAQLSAGFQAQFQLSQAQALALAQSKAQALAQAQGQVAHAQFQAQLQAQSLSLNQAQNAGIGNIGSSSPSFSTPGSASVKRIFQRPPMRPPGVPMTNTMSPLRMMELTPAARRKKQKLPDKQLQERVAAILPESALYTQLLDLETRVDAAVARKKVDIQEALKNPPSVQKTLRIYVFNTFANQLQTIPKKPNAEPPMWTLKIIGRILEEGIDPDQPGFVNKTNPFYPKFSSFFKRVTISLDQRLYPDNHIIIWEHARSPTPQEGFEVKRKGEKEFTVNIRLEMNYVPEKFKLSSALMEVLGIEVDTRPRILAAIWHYVKARKLQNPYDPSFFNCDAQLQKVFGEDRVKFTMVSQKISQHLSPPPPIHLEHKIKLSGNSPAGNACYDVVVDVPFPIQRELSALLANGEKSKEIDACDEAICATIRKIHDHCRRRAFFLGFSQSPVEFINALVQSQSQDLKMVAGEPSRSAEKERRSDFFNQSWVEDAVIRYLNRKPPAGSDAPGSI comes from the exons ATGTCCATGAACAACAATAATCCCCCCAAGAGCCTTGGAGCGTCTTCGTCTCCCTTCAGTAATGCGGGGATGCCTGGAAACCCTGTATTCTCGCAAGCACAAGCACAAGCACAACTTAGTGCTGGTTTTCAAGCTCAGTTTCAGCTATCCCAAGCTCAGGCCCTTGCATTGGCTCAGTCAAAAGCTCAGGCCCTTGCTCAAGCTCAAGGGCAGGTAGCTCATGCCCAGTTCCAAGCACAACTTCAAGCTCAAAGTTTGTCCCTTAACCAAGCTCAAAATGCTGGCATTGGTAATATAGGTTCGTCTTCGCCATCTTTTTCTACTCCTGGCAGTGCAAGTGTGAAGAGGATCTTTCAAAGGCCCCCTATGCGTCCTCCTGGTGTTCCGATGACAAACACAATGTCCCCTTTGAGAATGATGGAACTTACACCTGCCGCGCGAAGAAAGAAGCAGAAGCTTCCTGACAAACAGTTACAAGAAAGAGTGGCTGCAATTCTTCCCGAATCTGCTTTGTATACCCAGCTTCTTGACCTTGAGACACGTGTTGATGCCGCGGTTGCTCGGAAAAAAGTTGACATCCAAGAAGCACTTAAAAACCCTCCTAGTGTTCAGAAAACTCTTCGAATATATGTTTTCAATACATTTGCTAATCAGCTTCAGACAATTCCAAAGAAGCCTAACGCAGAGCCCCCTATGTGGACCCTTAAAATTATTGGGAGGATCTTGGAAGAGGGGATAGATCCAGATCAGCCTGGGTTTGTTAATAAAACAAACCCCTTTTACCCGAAATTTTCGTCTTTCTTCAAAAGAGTGACTATCTCTTTGGACCAGAGATTATATCCAGATAATCATATCATTATATGGGAACATGCTCGATCTCCCACACCACAAGAAGGTTTTGAGGTGAAGAGAAAAGGGGAAAAGGAATTCACTGTGAATATAAGGTTGGAAATGAATTATGTACCTGAAAAGTTTAAGCTTTCTTCAGCTTTAATGGAAGTCCTTGGCATTGAGGTTGATACGCGCCCCAGAATTTTAGCTGCAATTTGGCATTATGTGAAGGCTAGAAAACTTCAGAACCCATACGATCCGTCCTTTTTTAATTGTGATGCACAGCTTCAGAAAGTTTTTGGGGAAGACAGAGTGAAATTTACCATGGTTTCACAGAAGATATCGCAGCATTTGTCTCCACCACCACCCATACATTTGGAGCATAAAATCAAGCTTTCCGGGAATAGTCCTGCTGGAAATGCATGCTATGATGTGGTAGTTGATGTGCCCTTTCCTATACAGAGGGAATTGTCTGCTCTGTTGGCAAATGGAGAGAAGAGCAAAGAGATTGATGCTTGTGATGAAGCAATCTGTGCTACCATAAGGAAAATTCATGACCACTGTAGAAGACGTGCATTCTTCCTAGGATTCAGTCAATCTCCAGTAGAATTTATAAATGCTTTAGTTCAGTCTCAGAGCCAGGATCTGAAAATGGTAGCTGGAGAACCTAGTCGAAGTGCTGAAAAAGAGCGGCGATCAGATTTCTTTAACCAATCTTG GGTTGAGGATGCCGTGATCCGCTATCTGAATCGCAAGCCACCTGCTGGAAGTGATGCTCCAGGAAGCATATGA
- the LOC105774928 gene encoding triacylglycerol lipase 2 isoform X2, producing MAPTELLRLASLSLLLALVVQPHEAYGSTRGSFLSNDGSAAVSGICATSVTIHGYKCQEHEVKTKDGYILSMQRIPERRFEGNGNAGTKKQPILIQHGVLVDGMTWLLNSPQQNLPMILADNGFDVWIANTRGTRFCRKHVSLDSAQPEFWNWSWDELVSFDLPAVFDFVFNQTQQKIHYIGHSLGTLIGLASFSEGHQADTLKSAAFLSPIAYLSHMNTALGMVAAKAFVGEITTWFGVAEFNPKGQKASAFLKRLCNYPGVDCYDLLTAITGKNCCLNFSTVDLFIKNEPQSTATKNMVHLAQTFQNCHKRDL from the exons ATGGCTCCTACTGAGCTCTTACGTTTGGCCTCCTTGAGCTTATTACTGGCCTTGGTGGTCCAGCCTCATGAAGCATATGGCTCGACCCGTGGCTCGTTCCTCAGCAATGATGGTTCAGCAGCAGTCAGTGGGATATGCGCCACCTCGGTGACTATCCATGGTTACAAATGCCAAGAACATGAA GTGAAAACAAAAGATGGATATATCCTTAGCATGCAAAGAATTCCAGAGCGACGTTTTGAAGGGAACGGTAATGCTGGAACCAAGAAGCAGCCTATACTCATACAACATGGTGTCCTTGTG GATGGAATGACATGGCTCCTGAATTCACCACAACAAAATCTACCAATGATTTTGGCTGATAATGGATTCGATGTCTGGATTGCCAACACCAGAGGCACCAGATTCTGCAGAAAACATGTTTCCCTTGATTCCGCCCAGCCG GAGTTCTGGAATTGGTCGTGGGATGAACTGGTGAGTTTCGATCTACCAGCTGTTTTTgattttgtcttcaaccagacGCAGCAGAAGATTCATTACATTGGTCATTCCCTG GGAACTCTTATAGGTCTGGCATCATTCTCAGAGGGGCATCAGGCAGACACGCTGAAATCCGCAGCGTTTCTAAGCCCGATCGCATACTTGAGCCACATGAATACTGCACTTGGCATGGTTGCCGCTAAAGCCTTTGTTGGTGAG ATCACTACTTGGTTCGGAGTAGCTGAATTCAATCCAAAAGG ACAGAAGGCATCAGCTTTTCTCAAGCGTTTATGCAATTACCCTGGGGTTGACTGCTATGACCTGTTAACTGCTATTACTG gaaaaaattGCTGTCTCAATTTTTCAACCGTTGATCTTTTCATAAAGAATGAGCCTCAATCCACAGCAACCAAAAACATGGTTCACTTGGCACAGA